In one Bordetella pertussis 18323 genomic region, the following are encoded:
- a CDS encoding TerC family protein — MEWLQDPAAWVGLLTLVVLEIVLGIDNLIFIAILADKLPPAQRDRARIVGLSLALLMRLGLLSVMSWLVTLTTPWFSVGPMSFSGRDLILMLGGLFLLFKGTMELHERIEGGQSLDTGGPRVYASFWVIVTQIVVLDAVFSLDSVITAVGMVDHLAIMMIAVIIAIGIMLLASKPLTRFVNAHPTVVVLCLGFLLMIGFSLLAESFGFKVPKGYLYAAIGFSVAIEALNQVARRNLLKLDARRPMRERTATAVLRMLGKRPPASDESDLPSAMPAVPAFGVEERNMVSGVLTLAERSIRSIMTPRTDVSWVNIDDDAATIRQQLTAAPHSFFPVCRGSLDEVVGIGRAKDLVADLITEGRVRRNRLRDPIIVHESIGILRLMDTLKRSRGQLVLVADEFGAIEGLVTPIDVFEAIAGEFPDEDELPDIVAESENVWKVDGAADLHHLEQVLEIEGLIDESEDYSTLAGYLLARFGHLPKPGDTCEFEGSHHRRVRFEVLQMDGRRVALVRVERLPYDTVDESEAADAD, encoded by the coding sequence ATGGAGTGGCTGCAGGACCCCGCCGCGTGGGTCGGCCTGCTTACCTTGGTCGTCCTCGAAATCGTACTGGGGATCGACAACCTTATCTTCATAGCCATCCTGGCGGACAAGCTGCCCCCCGCGCAGCGCGACCGCGCGCGCATCGTCGGGCTGAGCCTGGCGCTGCTCATGCGCCTGGGCCTGCTGTCAGTGATGTCCTGGCTGGTCACGCTGACCACGCCGTGGTTCTCCGTGGGACCGATGTCGTTTTCCGGCAGAGACCTGATTCTCATGCTGGGCGGCCTGTTCCTACTCTTCAAGGGCACCATGGAGCTGCACGAACGCATCGAAGGCGGCCAGAGCCTGGACACAGGCGGCCCGCGCGTCTATGCCAGCTTCTGGGTCATCGTGACCCAGATCGTGGTGCTGGACGCGGTGTTCTCGCTGGATTCGGTCATCACCGCGGTGGGCATGGTGGACCACCTGGCCATCATGATGATCGCCGTCATCATCGCCATCGGCATCATGCTGCTGGCGTCCAAGCCGTTGACGCGCTTCGTCAACGCGCACCCCACGGTGGTGGTGCTGTGCCTGGGCTTTTTGCTGATGATCGGCTTTTCGCTGCTGGCCGAGAGCTTCGGCTTCAAGGTGCCCAAGGGCTACCTGTATGCCGCCATCGGCTTTTCCGTGGCTATCGAGGCGCTCAACCAGGTGGCGCGCCGCAACCTGCTCAAGCTGGACGCGCGCCGTCCGATGCGCGAGCGCACCGCCACGGCGGTGCTGCGCATGCTGGGCAAGCGCCCGCCCGCCAGCGACGAATCCGACCTGCCCAGCGCCATGCCCGCCGTGCCGGCGTTCGGCGTGGAAGAGCGCAACATGGTCAGCGGCGTGTTGACGCTGGCCGAGCGTTCCATCCGGTCCATCATGACGCCGCGCACCGATGTGTCGTGGGTCAATATCGATGATGACGCCGCCACCATCCGCCAGCAGCTGACCGCCGCGCCGCACAGTTTCTTCCCGGTGTGCCGGGGCTCGCTGGACGAAGTGGTGGGCATCGGCCGTGCCAAGGACCTGGTGGCCGACCTGATCACGGAAGGGCGGGTGCGCCGCAATCGCCTGCGCGACCCCATCATCGTGCACGAGTCGATCGGCATCCTGCGCCTGATGGACACCCTCAAGCGTTCGCGCGGCCAGCTGGTGCTGGTGGCCGACGAGTTCGGCGCCATCGAAGGGCTGGTAACGCCCATCGACGTATTCGAGGCCATCGCCGGCGAGTTCCCCGACGAGGACGAACTGCCCGACATCGTCGCCGAGAGCGAAAACGTCTGGAAGGTCGACGGCGCCGCCGACCTGCATCACCTGGAGCAGGTGCTGGAGATCGAGGGGCTGATCGACGAGTCCGAGGACTACTCCACCCTGGCAGGCTACCTGCTGGCCCGTTTCGGCCATCTGCCCAAGCCCGGCGACACCTGCGAATTCGAAGGATCCCATCATCGGCGCGTGCGCTTCGAAGTGCTGCAGATGGATGGGCGGCGCGTGGCGCTGGTGCGGGTCGAGCGCCTGCCCTACGACACCGTCGACGAAAGCGAGGCGGCCGACGCCGATTAA
- a CDS encoding undecaprenyl-diphosphate phosphatase, which yields MTDSTLHLLKAFFLGIVEGLTEFIPVSSTGHLIVIGDWINFASSSGKVFEVVIQFGSILAVMWIFRARLWQLIRGTLTGVRQEVNFTRNLLLAFLPAAVIGAIFIKSIKQVFYHPGVVAVTLVVGGFIMLWVERRAPHTPGDAPGAADDTASDERASAHTLEQISAKQALGVGVAQCVAMIPGVSRSGATIIGGMIAGIQRKTATEFSFFLAMPTMLGAAVYDLYRNIGLLSQHDMSAIAVGFVAAFLSALVVVRAVLRFVANHTYRVFAWYRIALGLVVAAWIYAK from the coding sequence GTGACTGATAGCACGCTCCACCTGCTCAAGGCATTCTTTCTCGGCATCGTCGAAGGCCTGACCGAGTTCATCCCGGTGTCCAGCACCGGGCACCTGATCGTCATCGGCGACTGGATCAACTTCGCGTCCAGCTCGGGCAAGGTGTTCGAGGTGGTCATCCAGTTCGGCTCCATTCTGGCCGTGATGTGGATATTCCGGGCCCGCCTGTGGCAGTTGATCCGCGGCACCCTGACCGGGGTGCGCCAGGAGGTCAATTTCACGCGCAACCTGCTGCTGGCGTTCCTGCCGGCGGCGGTCATCGGCGCCATCTTCATCAAGTCCATCAAGCAGGTCTTCTACCACCCGGGCGTGGTAGCGGTGACGCTGGTGGTGGGCGGGTTCATCATGCTGTGGGTCGAGCGGCGCGCGCCGCACACGCCGGGCGACGCGCCCGGCGCGGCCGACGATACCGCCTCGGACGAGCGCGCCAGCGCCCATACGCTGGAGCAGATCAGCGCCAAGCAGGCGCTGGGCGTGGGCGTGGCGCAGTGCGTGGCCATGATCCCGGGCGTTTCGCGCTCGGGCGCGACCATCATCGGCGGCATGATCGCCGGGATCCAGCGCAAGACCGCCACCGAGTTCTCGTTCTTCCTGGCCATGCCGACCATGCTGGGCGCGGCGGTCTACGACCTGTACCGCAATATCGGCCTGCTCAGCCAGCACGACATGTCGGCCATCGCCGTGGGTTTCGTGGCGGCCTTTCTCAGTGCGCTGGTGGTCGTGCGCGCGGTGCTGCGCTTCGTGGCCAACCATACCTACCGCGTGTTCGCGTGGTACCGCATCGCCCTGGGCCTGGTGGTGGCCGCCTGGATCTACGCCAAATGA
- a CDS encoding UDP-2,3-diacylglucosamine diphosphatase, whose protein sequence is MNKLALQGPLWLASDLHLGPATPATAEAFLGLLQAAADEASALLLPGDIFDAWIGDDVIRAAPPWLAAVLHGIRAAAGRIPVYLGRGNRDFLIGQELADALGAHLLPEPVLLETDYGRILLTHGDEYCTDDSAYQQFRAMVRNPQWQAQFLAKSIPERLAMAEQARGESQAANQAKSMEIMDVNPAAVEAALREADVDVLVHGHTHRPARHVLSVDGRKRERWVLPDWDCDHADPPRGGWLVIDRDGLQCFDLVEDED, encoded by the coding sequence TTGAATAAGCTGGCGCTGCAGGGGCCGTTGTGGCTGGCTTCCGACCTGCACCTGGGGCCGGCCACGCCGGCCACCGCCGAAGCATTCCTGGGACTGCTGCAGGCCGCCGCCGACGAGGCGTCGGCCCTGCTTCTTCCGGGCGACATCTTTGACGCCTGGATCGGGGACGACGTCATCCGGGCCGCGCCGCCCTGGCTGGCGGCGGTGCTGCATGGCATCCGCGCGGCCGCCGGGCGCATTCCGGTTTACCTGGGCCGCGGCAACCGCGACTTCCTGATCGGCCAGGAGCTGGCCGACGCGCTCGGCGCGCATCTGCTGCCCGAGCCGGTGCTGCTCGAAACCGACTACGGCCGCATCCTGCTCACGCACGGCGACGAGTACTGTACCGACGACAGCGCCTACCAGCAGTTCCGCGCCATGGTGCGCAACCCGCAATGGCAGGCGCAGTTCCTGGCCAAGAGCATCCCCGAGCGGCTGGCCATGGCCGAGCAGGCCCGCGGCGAAAGCCAGGCGGCCAACCAGGCCAAGTCGATGGAAATCATGGACGTCAATCCGGCGGCCGTCGAGGCCGCCCTGCGCGAGGCCGACGTCGATGTGCTGGTGCATGGCCACACCCACCGGCCGGCGCGCCATGTGCTGTCGGTCGACGGCCGCAAGCGCGAACGCTGGGTGCTGCCGGACTGGGACTGCGACCACGCCGATCCGCCGCGCGGCGGCTGGCTGGTCATCGACCGCGATGGCCTGCAGTGCTTCGACCTGGTCGAAGACGAAGATTGA
- a CDS encoding peptidylprolyl isomerase — MSTNPRVKLHTNQGDIIITLNAEKAPKSVENFVAYTKDGFYDGTVFHRVIDGFMIQGGGFEPGMKQKPTKAPIENEANNGLKNDKYTLAMARTSDPHSATAQFFINVSDNDFLNFTAPTPNGWGYAVFGVVTEGTEVVDKIKNVKTGNRGFHQNVPAEDVIIEKAEVLE; from the coding sequence ATGAGCACGAATCCCCGCGTCAAGCTGCACACCAACCAGGGCGACATCATCATCACCCTGAATGCCGAAAAGGCGCCCAAGAGCGTGGAAAACTTCGTCGCCTATACCAAGGACGGCTTCTATGACGGCACGGTGTTCCACCGCGTCATCGACGGCTTCATGATCCAGGGCGGCGGCTTCGAGCCCGGCATGAAGCAAAAGCCCACCAAGGCGCCCATCGAGAACGAGGCCAACAACGGCCTGAAGAACGACAAATACACGCTCGCCATGGCCCGCACCAGCGATCCGCACTCGGCCACCGCGCAGTTCTTCATCAACGTGTCCGACAACGACTTCCTCAACTTCACCGCGCCCACGCCCAACGGCTGGGGCTACGCCGTGTTCGGCGTGGTCACCGAGGGCACCGAGGTGGTCGACAAGATCAAGAACGTCAAGACCGGCAACCGTGGATTCCACCAGAACGTGCCGGCCGAGGACGTGATCATCGAAAAGGCCGAAGTCCTTGAATAA
- a CDS encoding tetratricopeptide repeat protein yields MTTKPRLCTALLTLAIAVSASAPVLAQSMAGGSAKNRYANQTKLDPYPPEGGWQGLANLLEAAKPGVDTRLDPTPSQITDRIEELLNRGANEEALSLIERREAAIKGQRGADVQLMFQHARALAALGRADEAIAVYSDMTTQFPELPEPWNNLAALYASRGELERAQDSLQMALRANPDYAAARANLGDIQLMMALRTYRQEEARGVPGMKARVEEIESLLKDKQPK; encoded by the coding sequence GTGACCACCAAGCCGCGCCTTTGCACTGCCCTCCTGACCCTGGCCATCGCCGTATCGGCCAGCGCCCCCGTGCTGGCGCAATCGATGGCCGGCGGCTCGGCCAAGAACCGCTACGCCAACCAGACCAAGCTGGACCCCTACCCGCCCGAAGGCGGCTGGCAGGGGCTGGCCAACCTGCTGGAGGCCGCCAAGCCCGGCGTGGACACGCGCCTGGACCCCACGCCCTCGCAGATCACCGACCGCATCGAGGAGCTGCTCAACCGCGGCGCCAACGAAGAGGCCCTCAGCCTGATCGAGCGGCGCGAGGCCGCCATCAAGGGCCAGCGCGGCGCCGACGTGCAGCTGATGTTCCAGCACGCCCGCGCGCTGGCCGCGCTGGGTCGCGCCGACGAGGCCATTGCGGTATACAGTGACATGACGACCCAATTCCCGGAGCTGCCCGAACCCTGGAACAACCTGGCGGCCCTCTATGCCTCGCGCGGTGAACTCGAACGCGCCCAGGACAGTCTACAGATGGCCCTGCGCGCGAATCCCGACTACGCCGCCGCGCGCGCCAACCTCGGCGACATCCAGCTGATGATGGCCCTGCGCACCTACCGCCAGGAGGAGGCTCGCGGCGTCCCGGGCATGAAGGCTCGCGTCGAGGAAATCGAATCCCTGTTGAAGGATAAACAGCCTAAATGA
- the cysS gene encoding cysteine--tRNA ligase — MLHIYNTLSRTKEPFKPAHAGQVRMYVCGMTVYDYCHLGHARMLVAFDVVQRWLRASGLAVDYVRNITDIDDKIIRRAVETGRRIGEVTEYYIAAMHADERALGVQPPDREPRATQYVGEMLDIIGRLESKGLAYRAEDGDVNYAVRGFADYGKLSGKSLDDLRAGERVAVGSAKRDPLDFVLWKSAKPQEPDDTKWESPYGLGRPGWHIECSAMSKTLLGLPLDIHGGGPDLKFPHHENEIAQTEGAFGGALANVWMHCGPLMVDADKMSKSLGNFRTIRQTIAQGPLSDTQAEYAVNPREAEMLRFFIVRNHYRSPQNYAPDNLVDAQNALDRLYQALQNTAADGQGVDWSEEPQAQAFKAAMDDDFNSSGAVAALFELASEANRTGSARAAGQLKALGAVLGLLQQDPPAYFQSPTRYSAAARGQGAPAAALDAAAIEARIAERAAAKAARDFARADAIRAELRAAGIELDDKPGGLTQWRRA; from the coding sequence ATGCTGCACATCTACAACACGTTGTCGCGTACCAAAGAACCGTTCAAGCCGGCCCATGCTGGCCAGGTGCGCATGTACGTGTGTGGCATGACCGTCTACGACTATTGCCACCTCGGGCACGCCCGCATGCTGGTGGCCTTCGACGTGGTGCAGCGCTGGCTGCGCGCCAGCGGGCTGGCGGTCGACTACGTGCGCAACATCACCGACATCGACGACAAGATCATCCGCCGCGCGGTCGAGACCGGCCGGCGCATCGGCGAGGTCACCGAATACTACATCGCCGCCATGCACGCGGACGAACGCGCCCTGGGCGTGCAGCCGCCCGACCGCGAGCCGCGCGCCACGCAGTACGTGGGCGAGATGCTGGACATCATCGGCCGCCTGGAGAGCAAGGGCCTGGCCTACCGGGCCGAGGACGGCGATGTCAATTACGCGGTGCGCGGGTTCGCCGACTACGGCAAGCTGTCGGGCAAGTCGCTCGACGACCTGCGCGCCGGCGAGCGCGTCGCGGTGGGTTCGGCCAAGCGGGATCCGCTGGATTTCGTGCTGTGGAAGTCGGCCAAGCCGCAGGAGCCGGACGACACCAAATGGGAGTCGCCCTATGGGCTGGGCCGCCCGGGCTGGCATATCGAATGCTCGGCCATGAGCAAGACCCTGCTCGGCCTGCCGCTGGATATCCACGGCGGCGGCCCGGACCTGAAGTTTCCCCACCACGAGAACGAGATCGCCCAGACCGAAGGGGCGTTCGGCGGCGCGCTGGCCAATGTCTGGATGCATTGCGGCCCCTTGATGGTCGACGCCGACAAGATGTCGAAGTCGCTGGGCAACTTCCGCACCATCCGCCAGACCATCGCGCAGGGTCCGCTGTCGGACACGCAGGCCGAGTACGCGGTCAATCCGCGCGAGGCCGAGATGCTGCGCTTTTTCATCGTGCGCAACCACTATCGCAGCCCGCAGAACTACGCGCCGGACAACCTGGTCGACGCGCAGAACGCGCTCGATCGGCTGTACCAGGCGCTGCAGAACACCGCGGCCGACGGCCAGGGCGTGGACTGGAGCGAGGAGCCGCAGGCGCAGGCCTTCAAGGCCGCCATGGACGACGATTTCAACAGCTCCGGGGCGGTCGCCGCCCTGTTCGAGCTGGCTTCCGAGGCCAACCGGACCGGCAGCGCGCGCGCCGCCGGCCAGCTCAAGGCGCTGGGGGCGGTGCTGGGCCTGCTGCAGCAGGATCCGCCGGCCTATTTCCAGTCGCCCACGCGCTATTCGGCCGCCGCCCGCGGGCAGGGCGCGCCCGCCGCGGCGCTGGACGCCGCCGCCATCGAGGCGCGCATCGCCGAGCGCGCGGCCGCCAAGGCGGCGCGCGACTTCGCCCGCGCCGACGCGATCCGCGCCGAGCTGCGCGCGGCCGGCATCGAGCTCGACGACAAGCCCGGCGGCCTGACGCAATGGCGTCGCGCCTGA
- a CDS encoding DNA-3-methyladenine glycosylase family protein: MSSADIVIVKPEYWDDAVAHLMRRDRILKRIIPQHGETWLTSRGSPFVTLARAIIGQQISVKAADALWQRFLETVGKRPTPATVLRAGVPALRAAGLSQRKAEYLVDLATHFGQRLVHPEKWAAMDDEAVIAELVAIRGIGRWTAEMFLIFNLQRPDVLPLDDLGLLKAISLHYFSGEPVSRFEAREVSLAWQPWRTVATWYLWRSLEPAAVQY, encoded by the coding sequence ATGTCCAGCGCCGATATCGTCATCGTCAAGCCCGAATACTGGGACGACGCGGTTGCGCACCTGATGCGCCGCGACCGCATTCTCAAACGGATCATCCCCCAGCACGGTGAAACCTGGCTGACCTCGCGCGGCTCGCCGTTCGTGACGCTGGCGCGCGCCATCATCGGCCAGCAGATCTCGGTCAAGGCCGCCGACGCGCTGTGGCAGCGCTTCCTGGAGACCGTGGGCAAGCGTCCCACGCCGGCCACCGTGCTGCGCGCCGGCGTGCCGGCGCTGCGCGCGGCAGGCCTGTCGCAGCGCAAGGCCGAGTACCTGGTGGACCTGGCCACCCATTTCGGGCAGCGCCTGGTGCATCCGGAGAAATGGGCCGCCATGGACGACGAGGCCGTCATCGCCGAGCTGGTCGCGATCCGCGGCATCGGCCGCTGGACGGCGGAGATGTTTTTGATTTTCAATCTGCAGCGCCCCGACGTCCTGCCGCTGGATGATCTTGGGCTGCTGAAGGCAATCTCGTTACACTATTTCAGCGGCGAGCCCGTTTCGCGCTTCGAGGCCCGTGAGGTCTCGCTGGCATGGCAGCCCTGGCGTACCGTGGCGACCTGGTATTTGTGGCGCAGTCTGGAACCGGCAGCGGTCCAGTACTGA
- a CDS encoding acetyl-CoA carboxylase carboxyltransferase subunit alpha, producing the protein MRNTFLEFEQPLAELENKIEQLRYVQADSAVDISDEIGRLQQKSQNLAKEIYGKLTPWQTALVARHPQRPYTLDYVREIFTDFHELHGDRMYADDQSIVGGLARFNGSACMVIGHQKGRDTKERAARNFGMPRPEGYRKALRLMRLAEKFRLPIFTFIDTPGAYPGIGAEERGQSEAIGRNLYAMAELKVPVICTVIGEGGSGGALAIAVGNAVLMLQYATYSVISPEGCASILWRSADKAPEAAEALAITAPRLKDLGLVDRVVNEPVGGAHRDPRVMARLLRRALGDALRQLQGLGPEQLVDQRLQRLMSYGRFQEVRA; encoded by the coding sequence ATGCGCAATACTTTCCTGGAATTCGAACAACCGCTCGCCGAGCTTGAGAACAAGATCGAGCAGCTGCGCTACGTGCAGGCCGACTCCGCGGTGGACATCTCCGACGAAATCGGCCGCCTGCAGCAAAAGAGCCAGAACCTGGCCAAGGAAATCTACGGCAAGCTGACGCCATGGCAGACCGCGCTGGTGGCGCGCCATCCGCAGCGCCCGTACACGCTGGACTACGTGCGCGAAATCTTCACCGACTTCCATGAGCTGCACGGCGACCGCATGTACGCCGACGACCAGTCCATCGTCGGCGGGCTGGCCCGCTTCAACGGCTCGGCCTGCATGGTCATCGGCCACCAGAAGGGCCGCGACACCAAGGAGCGCGCCGCGCGCAACTTCGGCATGCCGCGCCCCGAGGGCTACCGCAAGGCGCTGCGCCTGATGCGCCTGGCCGAGAAGTTCCGCCTGCCCATCTTCACCTTCATCGACACGCCGGGCGCCTATCCCGGCATCGGCGCCGAAGAGCGCGGCCAGTCCGAGGCGATCGGCCGCAACCTGTACGCCATGGCCGAGCTAAAGGTGCCGGTCATCTGCACCGTGATCGGCGAGGGCGGTTCGGGCGGCGCGCTGGCCATCGCGGTCGGCAACGCCGTGCTGATGCTGCAGTACGCAACCTATTCGGTGATTTCGCCCGAAGGCTGCGCGTCCATCCTGTGGCGCAGCGCCGACAAGGCGCCCGAGGCGGCCGAGGCGCTGGCCATCACCGCGCCGCGCCTGAAGGACCTGGGCCTGGTCGACCGCGTGGTCAACGAGCCGGTCGGCGGCGCCCACCGCGACCCGCGCGTGATGGCGCGCCTGCTGCGCCGGGCCCTGGGCGACGCCCTGCGCCAGCTGCAGGGCCTGGGGCCCGAGCAATTGGTCGACCAGCGCCTGCAGCGCCTGATGTCGTACGGACGCTTCCAGGAAGTCCGCGCCTAG
- the tilS gene encoding tRNA lysidine(34) synthetase TilS codes for MAAALRALDPAPARLAVAVSGGADSAMLAVAAAAALPPGCTLRLFHVHHGLQAAADQWAAQVRGLGALLGVPVDEARVTVPPGQGLGMEAAARLARYQALAGLARQHGVRHILLAHHRNDQAETVLLRLLRGTGLQGMAAMAPFSERDGVAYLRPWLDVDHAAILALAGAVRAQCGWQAVQDPTNTDPRYARAAVRTQLAPALDARWPGWQAIVARHARQMAEAAEIVAEVAQADFATLEPADAGRSFSLAAWRGLSAARQAQALRHWLASQDAPMPTEARLAELQRQLRQLHALGHDRHLRWQHAGRVVRCERGRVWIDD; via the coding sequence GTGGCGGCCGCCCTGCGCGCCCTGGATCCCGCGCCGGCGCGGCTGGCCGTGGCCGTCAGCGGCGGCGCCGATTCGGCCATGCTGGCCGTGGCGGCGGCCGCGGCCTTGCCGCCCGGCTGCACGCTGCGCCTGTTCCATGTCCACCACGGGCTGCAGGCGGCGGCCGACCAATGGGCCGCGCAGGTGCGCGGCCTGGGCGCGCTGCTGGGCGTGCCGGTGGACGAGGCGCGCGTCACCGTGCCGCCGGGCCAGGGGCTGGGCATGGAGGCCGCCGCCCGCCTGGCGCGCTACCAGGCCTTGGCCGGGCTGGCCCGCCAGCATGGCGTGCGGCATATCCTGCTGGCGCATCACCGCAACGACCAGGCGGAGACCGTCCTGCTGCGCTTGCTGCGTGGCACCGGCCTGCAGGGCATGGCGGCCATGGCGCCGTTCAGCGAGCGCGATGGCGTGGCCTACCTGCGACCCTGGCTGGACGTCGACCACGCAGCCATCCTGGCGCTGGCCGGCGCGGTGCGCGCGCAGTGCGGCTGGCAGGCGGTGCAGGACCCCACCAATACCGACCCGCGCTATGCGCGCGCCGCCGTGCGCACGCAGCTCGCCCCGGCGCTGGACGCGCGCTGGCCCGGCTGGCAGGCCATCGTGGCGCGCCATGCGCGCCAAATGGCCGAGGCGGCCGAGATCGTGGCCGAGGTGGCGCAGGCCGATTTCGCTACGCTGGAGCCGGCCGATGCCGGCCGCAGTTTTTCGCTGGCGGCCTGGCGCGGCCTGTCGGCGGCGCGCCAGGCGCAGGCGTTGCGGCACTGGCTGGCCAGCCAGGACGCGCCGATGCCGACCGAGGCGCGGCTGGCGGAACTGCAGCGCCAGTTGCGCCAATTGCACGCGCTGGGCCACGACCGCCACTTGCGCTGGCAACACGCGGGGCGCGTCGTGCGCTGCGAGCGCGGCCGCGTCTGGATCGACGATTAG
- a CDS encoding aspartate kinase yields the protein MSLIVQKYGGTSMGSVERIKNVARRVAKWHAAGHKVVVVPSAMAGETNRLLSLAREISPQPDGRELDMIAATGEQASSGMLAIALQAEGVPARSYAGWQVPVRTDSSYTKARIKSIDDKRVLADLDAGRVVIVTGFQGVDDDGHITTLGRGGSDTSAVAVAAAIKADECLIFTDVDGVYTTDPRVVPEARRMAVVSFEEMLEMASLGSKVLQIRSVEFAGKYHVPTRVLSSLTDPLIPLEEEMRSGTLITFEEDEKMEAAVVSGIAFSRDEAKITLLAVPDKPGIAYSILGPVAAANIDVDMIVQNQSVAGTTDFSFTVNRNEYQRTLDLLKREVIPAVSARELVTDEKVAKVSIVGIGMRSHVGVASLMFQTLSQEGINIQMISTSEIKTSVIIDDKYMELAVRSLHKAFGLDQVPGDQV from the coding sequence ATGTCCCTGATCGTTCAAAAGTATGGCGGTACTTCGATGGGCTCGGTCGAGCGCATTAAGAACGTGGCGCGCCGCGTCGCGAAGTGGCATGCTGCCGGCCACAAGGTCGTGGTGGTGCCGTCGGCCATGGCGGGCGAGACCAATCGCCTGCTGAGCCTGGCGCGCGAAATCAGCCCGCAGCCCGACGGCCGCGAGCTCGACATGATCGCCGCCACCGGCGAGCAGGCCAGCAGCGGCATGCTCGCCATCGCCCTGCAGGCCGAGGGCGTGCCCGCGCGCAGCTACGCGGGCTGGCAGGTGCCGGTGCGCACCGACTCGTCCTATACCAAGGCCCGCATCAAGTCGATCGACGACAAGCGCGTGCTGGCCGATCTGGACGCCGGCCGCGTGGTCATCGTGACGGGGTTCCAGGGCGTGGACGACGACGGGCACATCACCACGTTGGGCCGCGGCGGTTCGGATACCTCGGCGGTGGCCGTGGCGGCCGCCATCAAGGCCGACGAGTGCCTGATCTTCACCGACGTCGACGGCGTATACACCACCGATCCGCGCGTGGTGCCGGAAGCGCGCCGCATGGCGGTGGTGTCGTTCGAGGAAATGCTCGAAATGGCCTCGCTCGGCTCCAAGGTGCTGCAGATCCGCTCGGTCGAGTTCGCCGGCAAGTACCATGTTCCGACCCGCGTGCTGTCCTCGCTGACCGACCCGCTTATCCCGCTCGAAGAAGAAATGCGTTCGGGCACGCTGATTACTTTTGAGGAAGACGAAAAAATGGAAGCCGCCGTTGTCTCCGGCATCGCCTTCAGCCGCGACGAAGCCAAAATCACCCTGCTGGCCGTGCCGGACAAGCCGGGCATCGCCTATTCGATCCTGGGCCCGGTGGCTGCGGCCAATATCGATGTCGACATGATCGTGCAGAACCAGTCGGTGGCCGGTACCACCGACTTCTCGTTCACCGTCAATCGCAACGAATACCAGCGCACGCTGGACCTGCTCAAGCGCGAGGTCATCCCCGCAGTGAGCGCGCGCGAACTGGTCACCGACGAGAAGGTCGCCAAGGTGTCGATCGTCGGCATCGGCATGCGTTCGCACGTGGGCGTGGCCAGCCTGATGTTCCAGACGCTGTCGCAGGAAGGCATCAACATCCAGATGATCAGCACCAGCGAGATCAAGACCTCGGTGATCATCGACGACAAGTACATGGAACTGGCCGTGCGTTCGCTGCACAAGGCATTCGGCCTGGACCAGGTCCCGGGCGATCAGGTCTAA